A DNA window from Sphingomonas profundi contains the following coding sequences:
- a CDS encoding xanthine dehydrogenase family protein molybdopterin-binding subunit: MSIIQDAAQALMKTAVGLAPERWLPGGTPDPLIRKHGQLGAPVSRLDGPLKVQGKARFAAEVPLENMLYAALVHSTVPRGRISALDTAAAEAAPGVALVMTHRNAPRMSPPPLMMTVPDAAGASDLPVMQDDRIHWNGQPVAVVLAETQEQADAAAELIAVTYQGEPAITSFAEAKTKAHPPASILGEPPLLEIGDAEAALRDAAYKVDLRYTTPRYNHNAIELHACTVTWEEEDRLIVHDASQLVNATAATLAMVFGLKAEQVRVMSPYVGGGFGGKCLWDHQILAAAASRLAGRPVRMMLSRESVFRIVGGRTCTEQRVALGAKADGTLSALIHSGVVAMTAHNSCPEQFSFPARHLYAADTFRLEQEVAEMDMLANTFMRAPGESVGTYALECAIDELAEAMALDPIELRRRIEPAKDPTSGHDFSARHLVEAYAAGAERFGWSSRDPAPGRRREGEWLIGVGCATGTYPYYRMPGAAARIRLTADGRATVQCATHEMGMGTMTVQAQHAAERLGLPIDRVTFEYGDTSLPHGSIAGGSSQTASVAAAVMAANDALVADLLKLAGNDSPLAGLKANEVEGRDGGLGKIDAPDVHESYVSILARAQRGEVVAEADAPAPLEVMRYSMHSYAAQFCEVRVNAVTGETRVSRFLGAFDCGRILNAKLARSQFRGGIIMGLGLALTEETLFDERTGRVMNPSLAEYHVPVHMDVPDIEILWTDAPDPHSPLGARGIGEIGITGVGAAVANAIYNATGKRIRDLPITLDKLM; the protein is encoded by the coding sequence ATGAGCATCATCCAGGACGCCGCGCAGGCGCTGATGAAGACCGCCGTGGGCCTGGCGCCGGAACGGTGGCTGCCCGGCGGCACGCCCGATCCGCTGATCCGCAAGCACGGCCAGCTCGGCGCGCCGGTCAGCCGGCTGGACGGGCCGCTGAAGGTGCAGGGCAAGGCCCGCTTCGCCGCCGAGGTGCCGCTGGAGAACATGCTCTACGCCGCCCTCGTCCACAGCACCGTGCCGCGCGGCCGCATCAGCGCGCTGGATACGGCGGCGGCGGAGGCGGCGCCGGGCGTGGCGCTGGTGATGACCCATCGCAATGCGCCGCGCATGTCGCCGCCGCCGTTGATGATGACCGTGCCCGACGCCGCCGGCGCCAGCGACCTGCCGGTGATGCAGGACGACCGGATCCACTGGAACGGCCAGCCCGTCGCGGTGGTGCTCGCCGAGACGCAGGAGCAGGCGGACGCGGCGGCGGAGCTGATCGCCGTCACCTATCAGGGCGAACCCGCGATCACCTCGTTCGCGGAGGCGAAGACCAAGGCGCACCCGCCCGCGTCGATCCTCGGCGAGCCGCCTCTGCTGGAGATCGGCGATGCCGAGGCCGCGCTGCGCGACGCCGCCTACAAGGTGGACCTGCGCTACACCACGCCGCGCTACAACCATAATGCGATCGAGCTGCACGCCTGCACGGTGACGTGGGAGGAGGAGGATCGGCTGATCGTCCACGATGCCTCCCAACTGGTGAACGCCACCGCCGCCACGCTGGCGATGGTGTTCGGCCTGAAGGCGGAGCAGGTGCGCGTGATGTCGCCCTATGTGGGTGGCGGCTTCGGCGGCAAGTGCCTGTGGGATCACCAGATCCTGGCGGCGGCCGCCTCCCGCCTGGCCGGCCGGCCGGTGCGCATGATGCTGAGCCGGGAGAGCGTGTTCCGCATCGTCGGCGGCCGCACCTGTACCGAGCAGCGCGTGGCGCTGGGCGCGAAGGCGGACGGCACGCTCTCGGCGCTGATCCACTCCGGCGTCGTCGCGATGACCGCGCACAACAGCTGCCCGGAACAGTTCAGCTTCCCCGCCCGCCACCTCTACGCCGCCGACACCTTCCGGCTGGAGCAGGAGGTGGCCGAGATGGACATGCTGGCCAACACCTTCATGCGCGCGCCCGGCGAGTCGGTCGGCACCTACGCGCTGGAATGCGCGATCGACGAGCTGGCCGAGGCGATGGCGCTCGATCCGATCGAGCTGCGCCGGCGGATCGAGCCGGCGAAGGATCCCACCAGCGGCCATGACTTCTCCGCCCGCCATCTCGTCGAAGCCTATGCGGCCGGCGCCGAGCGGTTCGGCTGGAGCAGCCGCGATCCGGCGCCGGGCCGCCGCCGCGAGGGCGAGTGGCTGATCGGCGTGGGCTGCGCCACCGGCACCTATCCCTATTACCGCATGCCGGGCGCCGCCGCGCGCATCCGCCTGACCGCCGACGGCCGCGCCACCGTGCAATGCGCCACGCACGAGATGGGCATGGGCACGATGACGGTGCAGGCGCAGCACGCAGCCGAGCGGCTGGGCCTGCCGATCGATCGGGTGACGTTCGAATATGGCGACACCAGCCTGCCGCACGGCAGCATCGCCGGCGGTTCCTCGCAGACGGCGTCCGTCGCCGCCGCCGTGATGGCGGCGAACGACGCGCTGGTCGCCGATCTGCTGAAACTGGCCGGCAACGATTCGCCGCTGGCCGGCTTGAAGGCGAACGAGGTGGAAGGGCGCGACGGCGGCCTGGGCAAGATCGATGCGCCCGACGTACACGAGAGCTACGTTTCGATCCTTGCCCGCGCGCAGCGCGGCGAGGTGGTGGCGGAGGCCGATGCGCCGGCGCCGCTGGAGGTGATGCGCTACTCGATGCACTCCTATGCCGCGCAATTCTGCGAGGTGCGGGTGAACGCCGTCACCGGCGAGACGCGCGTCTCGCGCTTTCTCGGCGCGTTCGACTGCGGCCGCATCCTGAACGCCAAGCTGGCGCGCAGCCAGTTCCGCGGCGGCATCATCATGGGCCTCGGCCTGGCCCTGACCGAAGAGACGCTGTTCGACGAGCGGACCGGCCGCGTGATGAACCCTTCGCTCGCCGAATATCATGTGCCGGTGCACATGGACGTGCCCGACATCGAGATCCTGTGGACCGACGCGCCCGATCCCCACAGCCCGCTGGGCGCGCGCGGCATCGGCGAGATCGGCATCACCGGCGTAGGCGCGGCGGTGGCGAACGCGATCTACAACGCCACCGGCAAGCGCATCCGCGACCTGCCGATCACGCTGGACAAACTGATGTAG
- a CDS encoding GNAT family N-acetyltransferase has translation MTLSVRPAAPADVAAMLRLIVALAVYEREPDAVKATPESLRETMFGPHAKVFAHVAELDGAIVGVALWFETYSTWTGRPSLYLEDLFVAEAARGTGAGRALFRALAREAKARGCARIDWAVLDWNQTARGFYTAIGGFHSTGWEPWRLEGEALDRLAE, from the coding sequence ATGACCCTGTCCGTCCGCCCCGCCGCGCCGGCGGATGTCGCCGCGATGCTGCGCCTGATCGTGGCCCTGGCCGTGTACGAGCGGGAGCCCGACGCGGTGAAGGCGACGCCCGAATCGCTGCGCGAGACGATGTTCGGGCCGCACGCCAAGGTGTTCGCCCATGTGGCGGAACTGGACGGCGCGATCGTCGGCGTGGCGCTGTGGTTCGAGACCTATTCGACGTGGACGGGGCGCCCGAGCCTGTACCTTGAGGATCTGTTCGTGGCCGAGGCGGCACGCGGCACGGGCGCCGGGCGTGCGCTGTTCCGCGCGCTGGCGCGCGAGGCGAAGGCGCGCGGCTGCGCCCGGATCGACTGGGCGGTGCTCGACTGGAACCAGACGGCGCGCGGCTTCTACACCGCCATCGGCGGCTTCCACTCGACCGGCTGGGAGCCGTGGCGACTGGAAGGCGAGGCGCTGGACCGGCTGGCGGAATAG
- a CDS encoding secondary thiamine-phosphate synthase enzyme YjbQ: MRQAGGEIVVADTRPGLIEITDRVAAWVAGQGMRDGLLTLFCRHTSASLLIQENAAPAARRDLEAWIARVAPESDAYEHDDEGPDDMPAHLRAVLTGVHLSIPLAGGRLVLGTWQGIYLCEHRRRPHRRTIALHLIGE, from the coding sequence ATGCGGCAGGCCGGCGGCGAGATCGTGGTGGCGGACACGCGCCCGGGGCTCATCGAGATCACCGATCGGGTGGCGGCGTGGGTGGCCGGGCAGGGGATGCGCGACGGGCTGCTCACCCTGTTCTGCCGCCACACCTCCGCCTCGCTGCTGATCCAGGAGAATGCGGCGCCGGCGGCGCGACGCGATCTGGAGGCGTGGATCGCCCGCGTCGCACCGGAGAGCGACGCCTACGAGCATGACGACGAGGGGCCGGACGACATGCCCGCCCACCTGCGCGCCGTGCTGACCGGCGTGCACCTCTCGATCCCGCTGGCTGGCGGGCGGCTGGTGCTCGGCACGTGGCAGGGCATCTATCTGTGCGAACACCGCCGCCGCCCGCACCGTCGCACCATCGCCCTGCACCTGATCGGCGAATGA
- a CDS encoding DMT family transporter: MTRPRPAMAFAVATAGIAVFSCMDAVMKGLSLEIGTYNALLWRSLAGTLMAGLLYLPRGPARPSRAALRLHVTRGAVMAVMAVLFFWGLARVPMAQAVALTFIAPLIAIFFAGVLLGEPVHRRAVIGSLVASAGVLLILFGQTRADLGRQALLGSAAIVVSAICYAYNIILMRRQSLVADAREVAFWQSLIIAGFLALAAPFLAVLPAARHVPMLVLAALLATTSLLALSWAYRRAAASYLAPVEYTAFLWASILGYLVFAEKVAPLTVAGAALIGAACLYAARVRPVAMGNLEAAA, encoded by the coding sequence GTGACGCGCCCGCGGCCGGCCATGGCCTTTGCCGTGGCGACGGCCGGGATCGCGGTGTTCAGCTGCATGGATGCGGTGATGAAGGGGCTGTCGCTGGAGATCGGCACCTATAACGCGCTGCTGTGGCGATCGCTGGCGGGCACGCTGATGGCCGGCCTGCTCTATCTGCCGCGTGGCCCGGCGCGGCCGTCGCGGGCGGCGTTGCGGCTGCATGTCACCCGCGGCGCGGTGATGGCGGTGATGGCGGTGCTGTTCTTCTGGGGGCTGGCGCGCGTACCGATGGCGCAGGCGGTGGCGCTGACCTTCATCGCGCCGCTGATCGCGATCTTCTTCGCCGGCGTGCTGCTTGGCGAGCCCGTGCACAGGCGCGCCGTGATCGGATCGCTGGTGGCATCGGCGGGCGTGCTGCTGATCCTGTTCGGCCAGACGCGGGCGGATCTCGGCCGGCAGGCGCTGCTCGGGTCCGCTGCGATCGTGGTCTCGGCGATCTGCTATGCGTACAACATCATCCTGATGCGGCGGCAGTCGCTGGTGGCGGACGCGCGCGAGGTGGCGTTCTGGCAGAGCCTGATCATCGCCGGATTCCTGGCGCTTGCCGCGCCGTTCCTGGCGGTACTGCCGGCGGCGCGGCACGTGCCGATGCTGGTGCTGGCGGCGCTGCTCGCCACCACATCGCTGCTGGCGCTGAGCTGGGCCTATCGGCGCGCCGCAGCCTCCTACTTGGCACCGGTGGAATATACCGCCTTCCTGTGGGCGAGCATCCTCGGCTACCTCGTCTTCGCCGAGAAGGTGGCACCGCTGACGGTGGCCGGCGCGGCGCTGATCGGCGCCGCCTGCCTCTACGCCGCCCGCGTGAGGCCGGTGGCGATGGGCAATCTGGAGGCCGCCGCATGA
- the xth gene encoding exodeoxyribonuclease III — protein sequence MKIATYNVNGVNGRLPVLLRWLEEAAPDIVCLQELKAPQEKFPESAIRAAGYGPIWHGQKSWNGVAILARGHDPEETVRGLPGDPADVQSRYIEAAVGGVLIGGLYLPNGNPRPGPKFDYKLAWMERLIARAADLVALDAPVVLAGDYNVMPTDVDVYKPERWREDALFAPEARAAFFRLCDQGWVDALRTLHPDETIYTFWDYFRNAYARNAGLRIDHLLLNAAAAARLTGAGVDAHVRGWEKSSDHAPTWITLGPKPRARRRPA from the coding sequence GTGAAGATCGCGACCTACAATGTGAACGGCGTGAACGGCCGCCTGCCGGTGCTGCTGCGCTGGCTGGAAGAGGCCGCGCCCGACATCGTCTGCTTGCAGGAGCTGAAGGCGCCGCAGGAGAAGTTTCCGGAGTCGGCGATCCGCGCGGCCGGCTACGGGCCGATCTGGCACGGGCAGAAGAGCTGGAACGGCGTCGCCATCCTTGCGCGCGGGCACGATCCGGAGGAGACGGTGCGCGGCCTGCCCGGCGATCCGGCGGACGTGCAGAGCCGTTATATCGAGGCGGCGGTCGGCGGTGTCCTGATCGGCGGCCTCTATCTGCCCAACGGCAATCCCCGGCCCGGCCCCAAGTTCGACTACAAGCTGGCATGGATGGAGCGGCTGATCGCCCGCGCCGCCGATCTCGTCGCGCTCGATGCGCCGGTGGTGTTGGCGGGCGACTATAACGTGATGCCGACCGACGTCGACGTCTACAAGCCGGAACGCTGGCGCGAGGATGCCCTGTTCGCGCCGGAGGCCCGCGCCGCCTTCTTCCGCCTGTGCGATCAGGGGTGGGTGGATGCGCTTCGCACGCTGCACCCGGACGAGACGATCTACACCTTCTGGGACTATTTCCGGAACGCCTATGCCCGCAACGCCGGGCTGCGCATCGATCACCTGCTGCTGAACGCCGCCGCCGCCGCCCGGCTCACCGGCGCGGGGGTGGACGCCCATGTGCGCGGCTGGGAGAAATCGAGCGACCATGCGCCGACGTGGATCACGCTGGGGCCGAAGCCCCGCGCGCGCCGGCGGCCCGCATGA
- a CDS encoding DNA-3-methyladenine glycosylase I, which produces MTPPPDRPRCAWAGTDPLMRAYHDTEWGVPERDGRALWEKLMLDGFQAGLAWITVLRKRDAFRTAFAGFDPQVVARFGEADVARLLGDAGIIRSRAKIEATIGGARAYLETAAAGEDFADFCWGFTGGAPLAGDGVTLPTKTPLSEQVSRALKARGFKFVGPTIVHAWMEAVGIVNDHAATCFRRAEVARA; this is translated from the coding sequence GTGACGCCGCCGCCGGACCGGCCCCGCTGCGCCTGGGCCGGCACCGATCCGCTGATGCGCGCCTATCATGACACGGAGTGGGGCGTGCCGGAGCGTGACGGCCGCGCGCTCTGGGAAAAGCTGATGCTGGACGGGTTCCAGGCGGGGCTCGCGTGGATTACCGTGCTGCGCAAGCGCGATGCGTTCCGCACCGCCTTCGCCGGGTTCGATCCGCAGGTCGTGGCGCGCTTCGGCGAGGCGGATGTCGCGCGCCTGCTCGGCGACGCCGGCATCATCCGCTCCCGCGCCAAGATCGAAGCGACGATCGGCGGCGCCCGCGCCTATCTGGAGACGGCGGCGGCGGGCGAGGACTTCGCCGATTTCTGCTGGGGCTTCACCGGCGGCGCGCCGCTGGCGGGCGACGGCGTCACCCTGCCGACGAAGACGCCACTGTCCGAGCAGGTCTCGCGCGCGTTGAAGGCGCGCGGCTTCAAGTTCGTCGGGCCGACGATCGTCCATGCCTGGATGGAGGCCGTCGGCATCGTCAACGATCACGCCGCCACCTGCTTCCGCCGCGCCGAGGTGGCGCGGGCGTGA
- a CDS encoding DUF1810 domain-containing protein — MTDFDLDRFVAAQAATFDAALAEIRRGQKRGHWMWFVFPQMAGLGRSDMARRYAIGSLEEARAYLAHPLLGARLRECVAALQDLVGTTAEAVFGSIDAVKLRSSLTLFAEAGGERLFAAALDRWFEGRRDPATLDLLAGEMVR, encoded by the coding sequence GTGACCGACTTTGATCTCGATCGCTTCGTCGCGGCCCAGGCCGCCACGTTCGACGCGGCGCTCGCGGAGATACGGCGCGGGCAGAAGCGCGGCCACTGGATGTGGTTCGTCTTCCCGCAGATGGCGGGGCTCGGCCGCAGCGACATGGCGCGCCGCTATGCGATCGGTTCTCTGGAGGAGGCGCGCGCCTATCTCGCCCACCCGCTGCTGGGCGCCCGGCTGCGCGAGTGCGTGGCGGCGCTGCAGGATCTCGTCGGCACCACGGCGGAGGCGGTGTTCGGGTCGATCGACGCGGTGAAGCTGCGCTCCTCCCTCACCCTGTTCGCCGAGGCGGGGGGCGAGCGGCTGTTCGCCGCCGCGCTCGACCGCTGGTTCGAGGGCCGGCGCGATCCGGCCACGCTGGACCTGCTCGCCGGCGAAATGGTGCGGTGA
- a CDS encoding FAD binding domain-containing protein produces MIAFSYAKAEDAAAAVRLAGADAGGAYLGGGTNLVDLMRETIARPTSLVDVTGLSAAIEAQDDGGLLIGAAAKNTAVAADRTVRERYPLLARAILAGASAQIRNMATVGGNLLQRTRCYYFYDDAARCNKRTPGAGCDAVDGFNRIHAILGASPACVATHPSDMCVALAALDATVHLEGPDGGRALPLTALHRLPGGTPHIETELRPGELITAISLPPLPFAARSTYRKVRDRASYAFALVSVAAALDLAGDGTVRDVRLALGGVAHKPWRAEKAEAALRGQPATEAAFRAAAEAELADATGLKDNGFKIELAKRVIVATLNELTGEAA; encoded by the coding sequence ATGATCGCGTTCAGCTATGCGAAGGCCGAGGATGCCGCCGCCGCCGTGCGGCTGGCCGGCGCCGATGCCGGCGGCGCCTATCTGGGCGGCGGCACGAACCTGGTCGACCTGATGCGCGAGACGATCGCGCGACCAACCTCGCTGGTCGACGTGACCGGCCTCTCCGCCGCGATCGAGGCGCAGGACGATGGCGGGCTGCTGATCGGCGCTGCGGCGAAGAACACCGCGGTGGCGGCCGACCGCACGGTGCGAGAGCGCTATCCGCTGCTCGCCCGCGCCATCCTGGCCGGCGCCAGCGCGCAGATCCGCAACATGGCGACGGTGGGCGGCAACCTGCTCCAGCGCACGCGCTGCTATTATTTCTACGACGATGCCGCGCGCTGCAACAAGCGTACGCCGGGCGCCGGCTGCGACGCCGTCGACGGCTTCAACCGCATCCACGCCATATTGGGCGCATCGCCCGCCTGCGTTGCGACCCATCCGTCAGACATGTGCGTCGCGCTGGCGGCGCTGGACGCGACGGTGCATCTGGAGGGCCCGGACGGCGGCCGCGCGCTGCCGCTGACGGCGCTGCACCGCCTGCCGGGCGGCACGCCGCATATCGAGACGGAGTTGCGCCCCGGCGAGCTCATCACCGCCATATCGCTGCCGCCGCTGCCGTTCGCCGCGCGATCCACCTACCGCAAGGTGCGCGACCGGGCGAGCTACGCCTTCGCGCTCGTCTCCGTCGCCGCCGCGCTGGATCTTGCCGGAGACGGCACGGTGCGCGACGTGCGGCTGGCGCTGGGCGGCGTCGCCCACAAGCCGTGGCGGGCGGAGAAGGCCGAGGCGGCGCTGCGCGGCCAGCCCGCCACCGAGGCCGCCTTCCGCGCGGCGGCGGAGGCCGAGCTGGCGGATGCGACGGGGCTGAAGGACAATGGCTTCAAGATCGAGCTGGCGAAGCGCGTGATCGTCGCCACCTTGAACGAACTGACGGGAGAGGCCGCATGA
- a CDS encoding YbhB/YbcL family Raf kinase inhibitor-like protein — MLEHVPHWLGAMLRRARAGHGKLVVAQAELGLGAQAIDLSSPAFAAGGRLPERFTADGAGLSPPLLWGEVPAGTRSLALIVEDADAPAPQPLVHAIVWGLPADERRLTEGAIVADGSGGPDGRDVGRNSYFAEGWLPPDPPTGHGAHDYVFQLFALADTPPLGKGPGRSALVSAMAGRVLAAGVLIGTYSRGEAAMIGSEGVVPGAAPA; from the coding sequence ATGCTCGAACATGTTCCCCACTGGCTGGGCGCGATGCTGCGCCGCGCGCGCGCCGGCCACGGCAAGCTCGTCGTCGCGCAGGCGGAGCTTGGCCTTGGCGCGCAGGCGATCGATCTCTCCAGCCCCGCCTTCGCCGCCGGCGGTCGACTGCCAGAACGCTTCACCGCCGATGGCGCCGGCCTGTCCCCGCCACTGCTGTGGGGCGAGGTGCCGGCGGGCACGCGCAGCCTGGCGCTGATCGTCGAGGATGCCGATGCGCCGGCACCGCAGCCGCTGGTGCACGCGATCGTCTGGGGCCTGCCGGCGGACGAGCGGCGGCTGACCGAGGGCGCCATCGTCGCCGACGGCAGCGGCGGGCCGGACGGGCGCGACGTCGGCCGCAACAGCTATTTCGCGGAGGGCTGGCTGCCGCCCGACCCGCCGACCGGCCACGGCGCGCACGACTACGTCTTCCAGCTGTTCGCGCTGGCCGATACGCCGCCGCTCGGCAAGGGCCCCGGCCGTTCCGCCCTCGTCTCGGCCATGGCCGGGCGGGTGCTGGCGGCGGGTGTGCTGATCGGCACCTATTCGCGCGGCGAAGCGGCTATGATCGGGTCCGAGGGCGTGGTGCCGGGCGCCGCACCCGCCTGA
- the ruvB gene encoding Holliday junction branch migration DNA helicase RuvB produces the protein MTDDRLLTASRRAEDVDAALRPKSLDEFVGQKAARENLRVFIQAARARGDALDHVLFFGPPGLGKTTLAQIIAREMGTGFRATSGPVIAKSGDLAALLTNLEDGDVLFIDEIHRLAPAVEEVLYPAMEDRALDLMIGEGPSARSVRIDLPRFTLVGATTRQGLITTPLRDRFGIPVRLQFYTVEELEKVVRRAAGLLDLAVSEDGAVEIARRARGTPRIAGRLLRRVRDFANVAGSGVVDRAVADAALTRLEVDGLGLDAMDRRYLMMIADIYRGGPVGVETLAAGLSEPRDTVEEVIEPYLIQLGLIARTARGRCLNGRGWKHLGLNPPPGAQEGLFDG, from the coding sequence ATGACCGACGATCGCCTCCTCACCGCCAGCCGCCGCGCCGAGGACGTGGACGCGGCGCTGCGCCCGAAGTCGCTCGACGAGTTCGTCGGCCAGAAGGCGGCGCGCGAGAATCTGCGCGTGTTCATCCAGGCGGCGCGGGCGCGCGGCGACGCGCTGGATCACGTGCTGTTCTTCGGCCCCCCGGGCCTTGGCAAGACGACGCTGGCGCAGATCATCGCGCGGGAGATGGGCACCGGCTTCCGCGCCACGTCCGGCCCGGTGATCGCCAAGTCGGGCGATCTCGCCGCCCTCCTCACCAATTTGGAGGATGGCGACGTCCTGTTCATCGACGAGATCCACCGGCTCGCGCCCGCCGTGGAGGAGGTGCTCTACCCGGCGATGGAGGATCGCGCGCTGGATCTGATGATCGGCGAGGGGCCGTCCGCCCGCTCCGTCCGCATCGATCTGCCGCGCTTCACCCTCGTCGGCGCGACGACCCGGCAGGGCCTCATCACCACACCGCTGCGCGATCGCTTCGGCATCCCGGTGCGGCTGCAATTCTACACGGTGGAGGAGCTGGAGAAGGTGGTGCGCCGCGCCGCCGGCCTGCTCGACCTGGCGGTATCGGAGGATGGCGCCGTGGAGATCGCCCGGCGCGCGCGCGGCACCCCGCGCATCGCCGGCCGGCTGCTGCGGCGGGTGCGCGATTTCGCCAACGTCGCCGGATCGGGCGTGGTCGATCGCGCGGTGGCGGACGCGGCGCTCACCCGGCTGGAGGTGGACGGGCTGGGCCTCGACGCGATGGACCGGCGCTACCTGATGATGATCGCCGACATCTATCGCGGCGGCCCGGTGGGCGTGGAGACGCTCGCCGCCGGCCTCTCCGAACCGCGCGACACGGTGGAGGAGGTGATCGAGCCCTACCTCATCCAGCTCGGCCTGATCGCCCGCACCGCGCGGGGGCGATGCCTGAACGGGCGGGGATGGAAACATCTGGGGCTCAACCCGCCGCCGGGCGCGCAGGAAGGGCTGTTCGACGGCTGA
- the ispG gene encoding flavodoxin-dependent (E)-4-hydroxy-3-methylbut-2-enyl-diphosphate synthase: MSIRPWRDIARRTSRKIMVGNVPVGGDAPVTVQTMTNTPTSDAAATIDQIRRCEAAGADIIRVSCPDVESTAALRQIVRAAQVPIVADIHFHYKRALEAADAGAACLRINPGNIGSNERVAEVVRAAKANGCAIRIGVNAGSLEKDLLEKYGEPCPEALVESALDHIKLLQDHDFHEYKVAVKASDVFLAVSAYMGLAEAVDCPLHLGITEAGGLIGGTVKSAIGIGNLLWAGIGDTIRVSLSAEPEEEVRVGFEILKALGIRNRGVRVVSCPSCARQGFDVIRTVQALEERLQHIRTPMSLSVLGCVVNGPGEARETDIGVTGGGNGKHMVYLSGVTDHHVQDAGMIDHIVRLVEAKAAEIDAGRAVAASASGAHAQAAE; this comes from the coding sequence ATGTCCATCCGCCCCTGGCGCGATATCGCGCGCCGCACCTCGCGCAAGATCATGGTCGGCAACGTGCCCGTCGGCGGCGACGCCCCCGTCACCGTGCAGACGATGACGAATACGCCCACCAGCGACGCCGCCGCCACGATCGACCAGATCCGCCGCTGCGAGGCGGCCGGGGCGGACATCATCCGCGTCTCCTGCCCCGATGTCGAATCGACCGCGGCGCTGCGCCAGATCGTGCGCGCGGCGCAGGTGCCGATCGTCGCCGACATCCACTTCCACTACAAGCGCGCGCTGGAGGCGGCGGACGCGGGCGCCGCCTGCCTGCGCATCAACCCCGGCAACATCGGCTCGAACGAGCGGGTGGCGGAGGTGGTGCGCGCCGCCAAGGCCAATGGCTGCGCGATCCGCATCGGCGTGAACGCCGGCAGCCTGGAGAAGGACCTGCTGGAGAAATATGGCGAGCCCTGCCCGGAGGCGCTGGTCGAGAGCGCACTCGACCATATCAAGCTGCTGCAGGATCACGATTTCCACGAGTATAAGGTGGCGGTGAAGGCGTCGGACGTGTTCCTCGCCGTATCCGCCTATATGGGCCTGGCCGAGGCGGTGGATTGCCCGCTGCACCTGGGCATCACCGAGGCCGGCGGCCTGATCGGCGGCACGGTGAAGTCCGCCATCGGCATCGGCAACCTGCTGTGGGCCGGCATCGGCGACACGATCCGCGTCTCCCTCTCGGCCGAGCCCGAGGAGGAGGTCCGCGTCGGCTTCGAGATCCTGAAGGCGCTCGGCATCCGCAACCGCGGCGTGCGCGTCGTCTCCTGCCCGTCCTGCGCGCGGCAGGGGTTCGACGTGATCCGCACGGTGCAGGCGCTGGAGGAGCGGCTGCAGCATATCCGCACGCCGATGTCGCTCTCCGTGCTGGGCTGCGTGGTGAACGGGCCGGGCGAGGCGCGCGAGACCGACATCGGCGTCACCGGCGGCGGCAACGGCAAGCACATGGTCTATCTGTCCGGCGTCACCGATCACCACGTGCAGGATGCCGGCATGATCGACCATATCGTGCGGCTGGTCGAGGCCAAGGCGGCCGAGATTGATGCCGGCCGCGCGGTGGCGGCCAGTGCGAGCGGAGCGCACGCCCAGGCGGCCGAGTGA
- a CDS encoding DUF3140 domain-containing protein gives MSDDHAEIYRDFNDAVNMTPAALETFLDSDDSKRVGWKGEDGKGSGESVGHKSGRRIVEIKRRKKADLTDDDYAHMKKVVGYVARHCAQGPQKEEDKEHSDWRYSLMNWGHDPLKT, from the coding sequence ATGAGCGACGACCACGCCGAGATCTACCGCGACTTCAACGATGCCGTGAACATGACGCCGGCCGCCCTGGAGACCTTTCTCGACAGCGACGACAGCAAGCGCGTCGGCTGGAAAGGGGAGGACGGCAAAGGATCGGGCGAGTCGGTGGGCCACAAGTCCGGCCGGCGCATCGTGGAGATCAAGCGGCGCAAGAAGGCCGACCTGACCGACGACGACTATGCCCACATGAAGAAGGTGGTCGGCTACGTCGCGCGCCACTGCGCCCAGGGGCCGCAGAAGGAGGAGGACAAGGAGCATAGCGACTGGCGCTACTCGCTGATGAACTGGGGACACGACCCGTTGAAGACGTAG